The following nucleotide sequence is from bacterium.
ACGGCGGGCTCATCGCCTTCCGGCTCCTGCTCGCGCATCGCCGCGCGCTCGGCTGACCCCTCGATGGACGTGACCGCAGCTTCGACGCCGTCGACCCCCCGTGAGGAACTGCGGCGGCGGAGCGCCGCGCTCCAGCGGCACCTCGCCGGAGCCGGCATCGACGCCGCGCTGATCGCCCAGAACGCGGACCTCTTCTACTTCACCGGCAGCATCCAGAGCGGCATGCTCGTCGTCCCGGCGGAAGGCGAACCGGTCTACGCGGTCCGGCGGGTCATCGAGCGGGCGCGCGCGGACAGCGCCCTCGAGCGGATCGTGCCTTTCG
It contains:
- a CDS encoding aminopeptidase P family N-terminal domain-containing protein, encoding MDVTAASTPSTPREELRRRSAALQRHLAGAGIDAALIAQNADLFYFTGSIQSGMLVVPAEGEPVYAVRRVIERARADSALERIVPFASLRGLATLVAEAAGRAVRRVGMELDVLPVAVRDRYA